The segment CACACCAAAACAAGTAGTGTCAGAAGCTCTACGCCACCAAGGGGAGCAAAGTTAGCGAGTGGGCTTTCGATTTGACTATAGCCTAACCACAGCCATGGGAAGCCCGTCATAACCCAACCACGTAACCAGTCAAAGATGAGCCAAAGAATCGGTGCGGCAAGCAGTACTCGAGTTCGGCTATTTGTTTGGAAATATCGATTCAGTACCCATCCGAACAAAGCCGAATAGATTGCCAGATAAGCGACTAAGAGCACCATCAAGAAGATGCTGGCGATTTTAGGCATGCCACCAAAGGTATCAATACTGACATGAACCCAGCTAATCCCGGTGGCAAATTGTCCGATTCCCCACAAGTAGCCTATCCACGCGCCTTTCCTTGCAGACTGTTTATGTAGAAGAAGTAACAGCAGAGCCGGACTGATAAAGGCCAGCGGCCAAATTTGATATGGAGCGAAAGACAGGGTAGTGAGAGCGCCAACAAAAGCGGCCGCAAGCGGCCGCATCAGGCGATGAGTAAAGTTATTATTCATCTGCTACTTTTAATAGACTCTTAGTTGGTAAGAGACAAAAAGAATTATTCTTCAGTAATTTCAGGCATCGATTCCAAATCTGGAATGGTGACCTGAAGCTGGATAACCCGACGGCTATCAGCTGCGGTAACTTTAAAGCTGTAATTGCCAATTTCAACCACTTCGCCACGAGTCGGTAAATGACCAAATGCCGTCATCACCATACCGCCGACCGTATCTACTTCGTCATCACTGAATTGTGTTTTGAAAGTATCGTTGAAATCATCAATCGTCGTAAGCGCTTTAACGGCGTAAGTGTGTTTGCTTAGCTTACGAATTTCCAGCTGTTCTTCGTCATCTGTCTCGTCTTCGATTTCGCCGACAATCTCTTCAAGAATGTCTTCGATTGTGACAAGGCCAGAAACGCCGCCGAATTCATCAACAACAATTGCCATGTGGTAGCGTTCCTCACGGAACTCTTTTAGTAGACGGTCTACCCGTTTACTTTCAGGCACGACGACGGCTGGGCGTATCACCTCTTCGATATCGAAGGGAGTACTATTGGAACCTAAATACTTGAGTAAGTCCTTCGCTAGCAGAATACCTTCAACATGGTCTTTATCTTCACTGATCACCGGGTAACGAGAGTGCTGTGCATCGGTGATAAGTGCAATCAACGTATCGAGATCGTCGGTACGTGAAATTGTGACCATTTGAGAGCGAGGGATCATAATATCTCTGACTCGCATCTCTGAAATTTCCATAACACCTTCGAGCATGTCGCGGGTGTCGTGGTCAATTAAGTCATTTACTTCAGAGTCTCGAATCACATCAACCAATTCTTGGCGATCTTTAGGCTCTCCCTGAAACATTTGACCCAGGCGTTCAAAGAAGGACTTTCTACTCGGACCTTCAGACTTTTCTTTTTTGCCTTCGTTAGAAGGGGGCGAATTGTCTTCGTTCATTATTTCTCAAATTATTAACGCTACCAAAGTGTGGTAGCTCACAAATAAATATAAGGCCAATTTGACCTTATATTTACACTTTTTCTGCCAAATAGGGATCTTCAAAACCCAATTTTTGCATCAATTCTGTTTCGAGTGACTCCATCTCTTCGGCTTCGTCATCCTCGATATGGTCATAACCTAACAGATGCAGGCTTCCATGTACAACCATATGCGCCCAATGTGCTAGCAGTGGTTTGTTCTGCTCACTGGCTTCTTGTTCAACCACTTGGCGACATATGACCAAATCACCCAGCAGATCCAGCTCCATCCCCGGAGGTGCTTCGAAGGGGAAGGAGAGAACATTAGTCGGTTTATCTTTACCACGATAATCCATGTTGAGCTGGTGGCTCTCTTCGCTATCGACGATGCGAATAGTCACTTCAGCTTGCTCTTGAAATGGAGTGATAGCCGCTTCTAACCAAGTGGCAAAGTTCGCTTCACTAGGTAAGCCGTTTTCATCTTCAACGGCTAATTGTAAATCGAGTTCAATACTCATTGTTGGTCAGACTCTTTTATGGATGAACTAAGTTCTTCTTTCTGAAGTTCAAGCAGTTTAGACTCACGCTCTTCTCTACGACGTTTTTCGTACTCTTTACGCTCTTTCTGATCTTGTGCTTCCCATTTCTCATAGGCGTTAACAATACGAGCAACAACTGGGTGGCGAACCACATCGTCAGCAATAAAGAAGTTAAAGCTAATTTCTTCTACTTCACTTAATACTTCTACCGCATGACGAAGGCCGGATTTGGCTCCGCGAGGTAAGTCGATCTGGGTAACGTCACCCGTGATCACTGCGCGAGAGTTGAAACCTATACGAGTCAGGAACATTTTCATCTGTTCAACTGTCGTGTTCTGGCTTTCATCAAGAATGATAAATGCATCATTCAGAGTACGGCCGCGCATGTATGCCAGAGGAGCAACTTCAATAACGTTACGTTCGATAAGCTTTTCTACTCGCTCAAAACCAAGCATTTCAAACAGCGCATCGTAAAGAGGGCGTAAATAAGGATCGACTTTCTGGCTTAGATCGCCTGGTAAGAACCCCA is part of the Vibrio diazotrophicus genome and harbors:
- the corC gene encoding CNNM family magnesium/cobalt transport protein CorC (CorC(YbeX) belongs to the Cyclin M Mg2+ Exporter (CNNM) family, and was characterized as belonging to a set of three proteins, at least one of which must be present for CorA to function.), giving the protein MNEDNSPPSNEGKKEKSEGPSRKSFFERLGQMFQGEPKDRQELVDVIRDSEVNDLIDHDTRDMLEGVMEISEMRVRDIMIPRSQMVTISRTDDLDTLIALITDAQHSRYPVISEDKDHVEGILLAKDLLKYLGSNSTPFDIEEVIRPAVVVPESKRVDRLLKEFREERYHMAIVVDEFGGVSGLVTIEDILEEIVGEIEDETDDEEQLEIRKLSKHTYAVKALTTIDDFNDTFKTQFSDDEVDTVGGMVMTAFGHLPTRGEVVEIGNYSFKVTAADSRRVIQLQVTIPDLESMPEITEE
- the ybeY gene encoding rRNA maturation RNase YbeY; this translates as MSIELDLQLAVEDENGLPSEANFATWLEAAITPFQEQAEVTIRIVDSEESHQLNMDYRGKDKPTNVLSFPFEAPPGMELDLLGDLVICRQVVEQEASEQNKPLLAHWAHMVVHGSLHLLGYDHIEDDEAEEMESLETELMQKLGFEDPYLAEKV
- a CDS encoding PhoH family protein, with product MSNKIVTLEINLEPSDNRRLASLCGPFDDNIKHLERRLGVEINHRSQFFTIVGKPHTTAAALDIIKSLYVDTAPVRGEIPDIEPEQIHLAIKESGVLEQNTDVAEEFTHGKEVFVKTKKGVIKPRTPNQAQYLMNMATHDITFGIGPAGTGKTYLAVAAAVDALERQEIRRILLTRPAVEAGEKLGFLPGDLSQKVDPYLRPLYDALFEMLGFERVEKLIERNVIEVAPLAYMRGRTLNDAFIILDESQNTTVEQMKMFLTRIGFNSRAVITGDVTQIDLPRGAKSGLRHAVEVLSEVEEISFNFFIADDVVRHPVVARIVNAYEKWEAQDQKERKEYEKRRREERESKLLELQKEELSSSIKESDQQ